The stretch of DNA GTTCGATTCCTTCAGCAGTCGGCAGCTTAGAGCATCTTTTGAGACTGTAAATCCTATAACCTCTATTTTTTGCTTGTTGTTAAAATGCCTGTATCTTTTTCTGACAACATTACTTATTCATGTAGCAACTTGAGCAAGAATAATCTGGTGGGACACATTCCTGCTGAGTTTGCAAACTTGAGGAGCATCACGGAGATGTAAGCACCTTAACATCTCTATGCGCTCAAATCTGTATCCTTTAAGAGTAATATGGACACCTTTTGCTTTTGTTTCAGTGATTTGTCCTACAACCACATTAATGGTTTCATTCCTCGAGAGCTTGGAATGCTGCAAAATCTGATACTGTTGTAAGTACATGCAAGCTATGGGTTTTGCCTTGCACCCATTAACATTGATAAACTAATATCGATTTCCCTGCCCAATTATTTGAGATTGATTTGTGTGATTGTTTTGTTGTTACAGAAAACTAGAGAGTAACAATATGACTGGGGATGTTTCTTCACTTACTAACTGCTTCAGTCTCAATGTCTTGTAAGTTAAGACCTGAAAAGCTATTCGAACTGTTTACACATGTGTGGATTTCACTCATAGTGAGCTTTGCTGCAGAAATATATCATACAACAACCTGGCTGGCATTGTACCTACAGACAACAACTTTTCACGGTTTTCACCTGACAGGTAGTATCATCTGGTATTAACCATACCTTCAAAAAGATTTGTTCTGGCTAAACCGTTATTTATAATCTGAACTTTCCTTTAGCTTCCTGGGTAATCCTGGACTATGTGGCTCCTGGCGTGGTTCTTCATGCCCTTCCTCCAGTCATGCAAAGAGATGTAAGTACAATGTTGTCTTTATTAAGTTGCTCTGGAACATAACCTCATCAGACCACTAACAAACGTTCCAATACTCTTTCGTGCATTTTCACCGCAGTCTCTGTCTCAAGGGCTGTCATTCTTGGTATTGCTATTGGCGGGCTTGCAATCCTGTTGTTGATCCTAGCAGCTGCTTGTTGGCCACACAGTCCAGCCGTTTCCACAGATTTCTCTGTAAGCAAACAAGGTAATACATTTGCTTAAATCCCTGTATGTTGCTTTAACACATCAATTTCGATAGCTACTTGACAAGTGATGTCTCATCATGCTGGATCTTGCGAATGGTTGATGCCTGTCTCAAACAGTTGCCAGTCTGCTCAACTTGACAGATGCACTGTTTGTTTGTTTGATGGCTAATATGGTTTCAATGAGATAATGATGATAATTTTTTGTTACAGAGATTCATGCTGTGTTATCGAGCAATGTTCCTCCCAAGCTTGTGATCCTCCACATGAATATGGCCCTCCATGTATATGACGATATAATGAGGATGACAGAAAATTTGAGCGAGAAATACATAATTGGGTACGGGGCATCTAGTACAGTTTATAAATGTGTTCTGAAGAACTGCAAGCCAGTGGCAATCAAAAAGCTATATGCTCACTACCCGCAGAGTGTAAAGGAATTTGAGACTGAGCTCGAGACAATTGGAAGTATCAAACACCGGAATCTTGTCAGCCTTCAGGCTTACTCGCTATCACCTGCTGGGAATCTTCTCTTCTACGAGTATATGGAAAGTGGCAGCCTCTGGGACGTTTTACATGGTAAGTGGACATACCAGGCAAAATGCATGTGGGGCACAGTTTCACTTCATCGTGCTCAGTATTTAGAACCTTTTCCTTTCTACCCTCCATACGGTTATCTGTCAGCAAACATGTGCTGGCCACTTTCTTATTAAGATGGACTGATTACTATTTCTATTCTCTTGATTGGAATGTCTGCAAGGCATACATATAGTTTGAGAATTTTCCACAACCATATGCTAATCTGCAAGTCTTTGTTTATCTCAGCACCTTCGTCCAAGAAGACAAAACTGGACTGGGAGGCTAGACTCCAGATTGCTCTTGGCACTGCCCAAGGGCTGGCTTATCTTCACCATGACTGCAGCCCGCGAATAATTCACAGGGATGTAAAATCGAAGAATATCCTCCTGGACAAGGACTATGTGGCGCATCTTGCTGACTTTGGCATTGCCAAGAGCGTGTGCATCTCCAAGACCCACACATCAACCTATGTGATGGGCACAATTGGCTACATTGACCCTGAGTATGCGCGGACATCCCGCCTGAACGAGAAATCTGATGTGTACAGCTACGGCGTCGTCTTGCTCGAGCTGCTGACTGGGAAGAAGCCAGTTGACAATGAGTGCAACCTCCATCACCTGGTAACTAATTTTCACTTGCTTGTTCGTTGCCTTCACTCCCTTCTGATTCTGAGGCTCAATAAGTTCACAGTCATGGGCATTAGGTTCGTGTTCCTTGAAGGGGACAAGCAACATGAAAGCTATCATGTGATGGGGGGTTAGATCTATCTGCACTGTGGTGGGTGCGATTCATTGTATGGCTGGTGAAAGCTCTATTATCACTGGCAGCTTGTGCAGTGTCCTGCAAAGCCTGCCATGTTTGTCCCCTGCCTTCAATCATATGGCTGAAAATTCAGCAGGAAGCACACCACTGTCAAAAACTGTAGCTATctagtacttcctctgtaaactaatataagagcgtttagatcgctaaattagtaatctaaatgctcttatattagtttacggagggagtagtaactactAGTACCTTCTGCTTTGATTACTAATATGCTGGTAATTTGGCTTGAGCATTTTACTTTCCCCTACTCTGTCAAAATTAGCTTGTTTGGAGTAAGATGCCCATGTTGTGTAGGGAACAATGCAGCTGTGCATAGTTAGTTTTGACTGTTGAACTTCCCTGTCCTGCACCAATGTCGGTTGTGCTCATTGGTTGCTCCCCTTGCAGATCCTATCCAAAGCCGCGGACAACACCGTGATGGAGATGGTCGACCCAGACATCACCGCCACATGCAAGGATCTCGGCGAGGTCAAGAGGATGTTCCAGCTGGCgctcctctgcagcaagcggcagcCGTCCGACCGACCGACGATGCACGACGTCGTGCACGTCCTCAGCTGCCTGGTCTGCCCAGAAGCGCCCCCGAAGCCGGCGCAGCCACCGGCGTCGCCCCAGTCGTCCACGGCCCCGAGCTACGTGAACGAGTACGTCAGCCTGAGAAGCGGCAGCGCCCTCTCCTGCGCCAACTCGTCGAGCGCGTCCGACGCGGAGCTCTTCCTCAAGTTCGGCGAGGCGATATCGCAGAACACAGAGTAGACTGACCTGAGCGGCCAGGGTAGCATTTCCGCTAACTGTTTTCGTCAAAAATAGCAGAGGGGCTGGGTTTGGGGATGTGTTCGATTCGATTCACTGTAAATATGCTGCTGCTCATTCTGGTTTCATCAGTCAGTTATCTCTTCTTTTCGCCTTCCCTTTTGCGACCACTGTTGGGCTGGGATCATGATGAAACAAGAAAGGAAGCTGGTGTTTTGCTGGAGACGGGTGCATCCGGGCACAGGCA from Triticum dicoccoides isolate Atlit2015 ecotype Zavitan chromosome 6A, WEW_v2.0, whole genome shotgun sequence encodes:
- the LOC119318113 gene encoding LRR receptor-like serine/threonine-protein kinase ER2, with product MPPPARRRSPSVPVTAALLAAALLVFAAGAGADDGRTLLEIKKSFHDADNALDDWSGDGASPGYCSWRGVLCDNVTFQVAALNLSGFNLGGEISPAIGDLKSVVSIDFQSSGLSGQIPDEIGDCSSLKMLNLSSNNLEGDIPFSISKLKHLENLILKNNQLVGVIPSTLSQLPNLKILDLAQNKLSGEIPRLIYWSEVLQYLGLRSNKLEGSLSPDMCQLTGLWYFDVKNNSLMGTIPDTIGNCTSFQVLDLSYNHLTGEIPFNIGFLQVATLSLQRNNFSGPIPTVIGLMQALAVLDLSLNQLSGPIPSILGNLTYTEKLYLQGNKLSGPIPPELGNLSALNYLDLNDNKLTGLIPPELGKLTALYDVNLANNELEGMIPDNISSCTSLVSFNAYGNKLNGTIPRSLHKLQSMTYLNLSSNYLNGAIPTELARMINLDVLDLSCNKIAGSIPSAVGSLEHLLRLNLSKNNLVGHIPAEFANLRSITEIDLSYNHINGFIPRELGMLQNLILLKLESNNMTGDVSSLTNCFSLNVLNISYNNLAGIVPTDNNFSRFSPDSFLGNPGLCGSWRGSSCPSSSHAKRFSVSRAVILGIAIGGLAILLLILAAACWPHSPAVSTDFSVSKQEIHAVLSSNVPPKLVILHMNMALHVYDDIMRMTENLSEKYIIGYGASSTVYKCVLKNCKPVAIKKLYAHYPQSVKEFETELETIGSIKHRNLVSLQAYSLSPAGNLLFYEYMESGSLWDVLHAPSSKKTKLDWEARLQIALGTAQGLAYLHHDCSPRIIHRDVKSKNILLDKDYVAHLADFGIAKSVCISKTHTSTYVMGTIGYIDPEYARTSRLNEKSDVYSYGVVLLELLTGKKPVDNECNLHHLILSKAADNTVMEMVDPDITATCKDLGEVKRMFQLALLCSKRQPSDRPTMHDVVHVLSCLVCPEAPPKPAQPPASPQSSTAPSYVNEYVSLRSGSALSCANSSSASDAELFLKFGEAISQNTE